A region from the Panicum hallii strain FIL2 chromosome 1, PHallii_v3.1, whole genome shotgun sequence genome encodes:
- the LOC112897058 gene encoding uncharacterized protein At2g29880-like: MPGRGRAQIAVQGDLSNRQGLMNVDTEHDTTEPTPEIGTTRKRAKWSHEMKLFLIGLLKDHDVPGFRTHNAWSKEAWTNIVCHLNAKFGCSFTLNQVKQKEQDLKKDYRVVNELQEESGFGWNSERKMVTAPPNVWANFAARKNNSDALTWQDKSFPYFNDLFALYDGRYAEGRTCHGMDHYANKAKNASNPSTQQAPAAETYQSPSPTWPAEFDSGLQFPFDEEAGVTPVQHMQTPPSSTPTPLEGTESRRGKKQKTKSCSPEEGFHERYLKLKREEIDRFAAIEEKKLEDPYSINKCITVLESLNDLQMGDILLASDIFQNKNNREVFLSFQGDAIRLAWVKREIGRLQAEKN, translated from the exons ATGCCGGGTAGAGGTCGTGCACAGATAGCTGTTCAAGGTGATTTGTCTAACAGACAAGGTCTCATGAATGTTGACACAGAGCATGATACTACTGAGCCTACTCCTGAAATTG GAACCACTCGTAAGAGAGCCAAATGGAGCCATGAGATGAAGTTATTTCTTATTGGGCTCCTCAAAGATCATGATGTGCCAGGTTTTAGAACACATAATGCTTGGAGTAAGGAGGCATGGACAAATATTGTTTGTCACTTGAATGCAAAGTTTGGTTGTTCATTTACTCTCAACCAAGTCAAACAGAAGGAGCAGGACTTAAAGAAGGATTATCGTGTTGTGAACGAATTACAAGAAGAAAGTGGTTTTGGATGGAACAGCGAGAGAAAGATGGTGACGGCACCTCCAAATGTTTGGGCTAATTTTGCTGCTCGCAAGAACAATTCTGATGCCCTCACTTGGCAAGATAAATCATTTCCATATTTTAATGATTTATTTGCACTCTATGATG GTCGTTATGCAGAAGGGAGGACTTGTCATGGTATGGATCATTATGCAAACAAGGCAAAGAACGCATCAAATCCTTCAACTCAACAAGCACCAGCAGCTGAGACATATCAGTCACCGTCTCCTACTTGGCCTGCTGAATTTGACTCTGGTTTGCAGTTTCCTTTTGATGAAGAGGCTGGTGTGACTCCTGTGCAGCACATGCAAACTCCTCCTAGCTCAACACCGACACCTTTAGAAGGTACGGAATCTCGACGTGGAAAGAAACAAAAGACTAAATCTTGTAGTCCTGAAGAAGGATTTCATGAGAGGTACCTAAAGCTGAAAAGGGAAGAAATTGATAGATTTGCTGCTATTGAGGAAAAGAAATTGGAGGATCCTTACAGCATCAACAAGTGCATCACGGTGCTTGAAAGCTTAAATGATCTACAAATGGGGGATATATTATTGGCTTCTGATATTTTCCAAAACAAGAACAACAGGGAAGTTTTCTTATCATTTCAAGGTGATGCAATTCGTTTGGCTTGGGTTAAAAGGGAGATTGGGCGTTTGCAGGCTGAGAAAAACTAA